A stretch of the Acyrthosiphon pisum isolate AL4f chromosome A2, pea_aphid_22Mar2018_4r6ur, whole genome shotgun sequence genome encodes the following:
- the LOC100166552 gene encoding acetylcholine receptor subunit alpha-L1, giving the protein MPSVAPAEAHDGDISHNNNNNSSSRNNKKFRGRRHHRGCSQLTSSLPLLLLFAVGCLCNPDAKRLYDDLLSNYNRLIRPVSNNTDTVLVKLGLRLSQLIELNLKDQILTTNVWLEHEWADHKFIWEPLEYGGVKELYVPSEHIWLPDIVLYNNADGEYVITTMTKAVLHHSGKVMWTPPAIFKSSCEIDVRYFPFDQQTCFMKFGSWTYDGNQINLKHIGQLVGSNKVDVGIDLSAYYPSVEWDILGVPAERHEKYYSCCVEPYFDIFFNITLRRRTLFYTVNLIVPCVGISYLSVLVFYLPADSKEKISLCITILLSQTMFFLLISEIIPSTSLSLPLLGKYLLFTMLLVALCVVVTIIIINIHYRQPSTHKIPSWMRTVFIRALPKLLLMRVPEQLLADSAMKQKQMKTCKKLNLNLARLNAASVGATLNVPPAPVASPPAGHGSPTDSLRRYVAAAGRTGCNGTAAAAGAASRLVNAAVASIDDTLNEVPAAIRKKYPFELEKAIHNVKFIQHHLQRQDEYNTEDQDWGFVAMVLDRLFLWIFTVASIMGTILILCEAPALYDDTKPIDRDLSFIARKQFSPTSDLE; this is encoded by the exons ATGCCGTCCGTCGCCCCCGCCGAGGCTCACGACGGCGACATCagccacaacaacaacaacaacagcagcagccgCAACAACAAAAAGTTCCGGGGACGACGCCACCACCGGGGCTGCTCGCAGCTGACGTCGTCCCTGCCGCTGCTGCTCCTGTTCGCCGTCGGGTGCCTGTGCAACCCGGACGCCAAGCGCCTATACGACGATCTGCTCAGCAACTACAACCGGCTCATCCGGCCGGTCAGCAACAACACCGACACCGTTCTGGTCAAGCTGGGCCTCAGGCTGTCGCAGCTCATCGAGTTG AATCTCAAGGATCAGATTTTAACGACGAACGTATGGCTGGAGCAC GAATGGGCAGACCACAAATTCATTTGGGAACCACTGGAGTACGGAGGCGTTAAAGAGCTGTATGTGCCGTCCGAGCATATCTGGCTGCCGGATATCGTCCTTTACAACAA CGCCGACGGAGAGTACGTGATCACCACCATGACAAAGGCTGTGCTTCATCACTCCGGCAAAGTGATGTGGACACCACCAGCCATATTCAAATCGTCGTGCGAAATCGACGTTCGCTATTTCCCGTTCGATCAGCAAACATGTTTTATGAAATTCGGCTCGTGGACGTACGACGGAAACCAG ATAAACCTCAAGCATATCGGCCAATTGGTGGGATCCAACAAAGTGGACGTGGGCATCGACCTGTCAGCGTACTACCCGAGCGTGGAATGGGACATTCTTGGCGTGCCGGCGGAGAGACACGAGAAGTACTACTCGTGTTGCGTTGAACCTTACTTCGACATATTCTTTAACATAACCCTGCGACGGAGGACGCTGTTTTACACCGTTAACCTAATCGTGCCCTGCGTGGGCATATCTTACCTGTCGGTGTTGGTGTTCTACCTGCCCGCCGACTCCAAGGAGAAAATTTCACTGTGCATCACGATCCTCCTGTCCCAGACCATGTTCTTCTTGCTCATCTCCGAAATCATACCGTCGACGTCACTGTCGTTGCCGCTGCTCGGCAAGTACCTGTTGTTCACCATGTTGCTGGTAGCCCTGTGCGTGGTCGTCACCATCATCATCATAAACATACATTACAG GCAACCGAGCACGCACAAGATACCGTCGTGGATGCGGACGGTGTTCATCAGAGCACTGCCAAAATTGTTGCTCATGAGGGTGCCCGAACAGCTGTTGGCCGATTCAGCGATGAAACAGAAGCAGATGAAGACGTGCAAAAAATTAAACCTTAACTTGGCCAG GTTGAACGCGGCCAGTGTGGGTGCCACGCTGAACGTTCCTCCGGCGCCGGTCGCTTCGCCGCCCGCCGGCCACGGATCACCCACCGACTCGCTGCGCCGTTACGTGGCGGCCGCCGGCCGGACCGGTTGCAACGGAACGGCGGCCGCGGCCGGAGCGGCCAGCCGGCTGGTGAACGCGGCCGTGGCGTCCATCGACGACACGCTCAACGAAGTGCCGGCCGCCATCAGGAAGAAGTATCCGTTCGAGCTGGAGAAGGCCATACACAACGTTAAGTTCATTCAGCACCACTTGCAGCGCCAGGACGAATACAACACG GAAGATCAAGACTGGGGCTTCGTGGCTATGGTGCTCGACAGACTATTCTTGTGGATATTCACGGTCGCGTCCATTATGGGCACAATTCTCATCCTGTGCGAAGCGCCAGCGCTCTACGATGACACGAAGCCAATCGACCGGGACCTGTCGTTCATCGCTAGAAAGCAATTTTCCCCGACGTCCGATTTGGAATAG